One Triticum dicoccoides isolate Atlit2015 ecotype Zavitan chromosome 4B, WEW_v2.0, whole genome shotgun sequence genomic window carries:
- the LOC119296203 gene encoding alanine--glyoxylate aminotransferase 2 homolog 3, mitochondrial-like isoform X1, with translation MLGARRSFSRLAAAVRTPVDVPRMPAFDHVPLPYDGPSAVEIARKRAEFLSPSLFHFYSKPLNIVEGKKQYLYDEHGRRYLDAFAGIATVCCGHTHPEIIDAITAQANRLQHSTVLYLNHAIADFAEALAAKMPGDLKVVFFTNSGTEANELAMMMARLYTGSHDIISLRNSYHGNASGTMGATAQKNWKFNVVQSGVHHAVNPDPYRGAFGSDGEKYARDVKEIIDFGTTGHVAGFISEAIQGVGGIVEVAPGYLPLAYDAVRKAGGLCIADEVQAGFARVGSHFWGFETHDVIPDIVTMAKGIGNGIPLGAVVTTPEIAQVLTRRSYFNTFGGNPLCTAGGLAVLKVLDRERLQENAFIVGAYLKDRLRGLQEKHQSLCMHLTPIIGDVRGTGFMLGVELVTDRQLKTPAKDEICQAMEHMKDMGVLVGKGGFYGNVFRITPPLCFTKEDADFFVDVMDIALSKL, from the exons ATGCTGGGGGCTAGGAGATCGTTCTCTAGGCTCGCCGCGGCGGTTAGGACGCCGGTGGACGTGCCGAGAATGCCGGCGTTCGACCACGTGCCGCTGCCCTACGACGGGCCGAGCGCCGTCGAGATCGCCAGGAAGCGCGCCGAGTTCCTCAGCCCCTCCCTGTTCCATTTCTACTCCAAGCCC CTCAACATTGTGGAGGGGAAGAAACAGTACCTCTACGACGAGCACGGGCGGCGCTACCTGGACGCGTTCGCCGGCATCGCCACCGTGTGCTGCGGCCACACCCACCCCGAAATCATCGACGCCATCACCGCGCAGGCCAACCGCCTGCAGCACTCCACCGTGCTCTACCTCAACCACGCCATCGCAGACTTCGCCGAGGCGCTGGCCGCCAAGATGCCCGGCGATCTCaag GTCGTCTTCTTCACCAACTCCGGCACGGAGGCCAACGAACTGGCCATGATGATGGCTCGGCTGTACACCGGCTCCCACGATATCATATctctccgcaactcctaccacggcAACGCCTCCGGCACCATGGGTGCCACCGCACAGAAGAACTGGAAGTTCAATGTTGTTCAG AGTGGCGTGCACCATGCCGTTAACCCGGACCCCTACAGAGGCGCCTTCGGCTCGGACGGCGAGAAGTACGCGCGAGACGTCAAGGAGATCATCGACTTCGGTACCACGGGCCACGTCGCCGGCTTCATATCCGAAGCTATCCAG gGTGTTGGTGGGATCGTGGAGGTGGCGCCTGGCTACCTGCCCCTGGCGTACGACGCCGTGAGGAAGGCCGGCGGCCTCTGCATCGCCGACGAGGTCCAGGCGGGCTTCGCGCGCGTCGGCAGCCACTTCTGGGGGTTCGAGACCCATGACGTGATCCCTGACATAGTGACCATGGCAAAG GGCATCGGCAACGGCATCCCTCTGGGCGCCGTGGTGACTACGCCGGAGATCGCGCAGGTCCTGACCAGGCGGTCCTACTTCAACACGTTCGGCGGCAACCCGTTGTGCACGGCCGGTGGGCTCGCCGTCCTCAAGGTGCTCGACAGGGAGAGGCTCCAGGAGAACGCCTTCATCGTCGGCGCCTACCTCAAAGACCGCCTCCGCGGCCTCCAGGAGAAGCACCAAAGTTTGTGCATGCATCTTACTCCTA TCATCGGCGACGTGAGGGGAACAGGTTTCATGCTTGGCGTCGAGCTTGTGACCGACCGGCAGCTCAAGACCCCGGCCAAAGACGAGATTTGCCAGGCCATGGAGCACATGAAAG ATATGGGCGTTTTGGTCGGAAAGGGGGGCTTTTACGGCAACGTGTTCAGAATCACTCCCCCTCTGTGCTTCACCAAGGAAGACGCTG ATTTCTTCGTCGATGTGATGGACATAGCGCTGTCAAAGCTCTGA
- the LOC119296203 gene encoding alanine--glyoxylate aminotransferase 2 homolog 3, mitochondrial-like isoform X2, producing the protein MLGARRSFSRLAAAVRTPVDVPRMPAFDHVPLPYDGPSAVEIARKRAEFLSPSLFHFYSKPLNIVEGKKQYLYDEHGRRYLDAFAGIATVCCGHTHPEIIDAITAQANRLQHSTVLYLNHAIADFAEALAAKMPGDLKVVFFTNSGTEANELAMMMARLYTGSHDIISLRNSYHGNASGTMGATAQKNWKFNVVQSGVHHAVNPDPYRGAFGSDGEKYARDVKEIIDFGTTGHVAGFISEAIQGVGGIVEVAPGYLPLAYDAVRKAGGLCIADEVQAGFARVGSHFWGFETHDVIPDIVTMAKGIGNGIPLGAVVTTPEIAQVLTRRSYFNTFGGNPLCTAGGLAVLKVLDRERLQENAFIVGAYLKDRLRGLQEKHQIIGDVRGTGFMLGVELVTDRQLKTPAKDEICQAMEHMKDMGVLVGKGGFYGNVFRITPPLCFTKEDADFFVDVMDIALSKL; encoded by the exons ATGCTGGGGGCTAGGAGATCGTTCTCTAGGCTCGCCGCGGCGGTTAGGACGCCGGTGGACGTGCCGAGAATGCCGGCGTTCGACCACGTGCCGCTGCCCTACGACGGGCCGAGCGCCGTCGAGATCGCCAGGAAGCGCGCCGAGTTCCTCAGCCCCTCCCTGTTCCATTTCTACTCCAAGCCC CTCAACATTGTGGAGGGGAAGAAACAGTACCTCTACGACGAGCACGGGCGGCGCTACCTGGACGCGTTCGCCGGCATCGCCACCGTGTGCTGCGGCCACACCCACCCCGAAATCATCGACGCCATCACCGCGCAGGCCAACCGCCTGCAGCACTCCACCGTGCTCTACCTCAACCACGCCATCGCAGACTTCGCCGAGGCGCTGGCCGCCAAGATGCCCGGCGATCTCaag GTCGTCTTCTTCACCAACTCCGGCACGGAGGCCAACGAACTGGCCATGATGATGGCTCGGCTGTACACCGGCTCCCACGATATCATATctctccgcaactcctaccacggcAACGCCTCCGGCACCATGGGTGCCACCGCACAGAAGAACTGGAAGTTCAATGTTGTTCAG AGTGGCGTGCACCATGCCGTTAACCCGGACCCCTACAGAGGCGCCTTCGGCTCGGACGGCGAGAAGTACGCGCGAGACGTCAAGGAGATCATCGACTTCGGTACCACGGGCCACGTCGCCGGCTTCATATCCGAAGCTATCCAG gGTGTTGGTGGGATCGTGGAGGTGGCGCCTGGCTACCTGCCCCTGGCGTACGACGCCGTGAGGAAGGCCGGCGGCCTCTGCATCGCCGACGAGGTCCAGGCGGGCTTCGCGCGCGTCGGCAGCCACTTCTGGGGGTTCGAGACCCATGACGTGATCCCTGACATAGTGACCATGGCAAAG GGCATCGGCAACGGCATCCCTCTGGGCGCCGTGGTGACTACGCCGGAGATCGCGCAGGTCCTGACCAGGCGGTCCTACTTCAACACGTTCGGCGGCAACCCGTTGTGCACGGCCGGTGGGCTCGCCGTCCTCAAGGTGCTCGACAGGGAGAGGCTCCAGGAGAACGCCTTCATCGTCGGCGCCTACCTCAAAGACCGCCTCCGCGGCCTCCAGGAGAAGCACCAAA TCATCGGCGACGTGAGGGGAACAGGTTTCATGCTTGGCGTCGAGCTTGTGACCGACCGGCAGCTCAAGACCCCGGCCAAAGACGAGATTTGCCAGGCCATGGAGCACATGAAAG ATATGGGCGTTTTGGTCGGAAAGGGGGGCTTTTACGGCAACGTGTTCAGAATCACTCCCCCTCTGTGCTTCACCAAGGAAGACGCTG ATTTCTTCGTCGATGTGATGGACATAGCGCTGTCAAAGCTCTGA